One Mus musculus strain C57BL/6J chromosome X, GRCm38.p6 C57BL/6J DNA window includes the following coding sequences:
- the Brs3 gene encoding bombesin receptor subtype-3: MSQRQSQSPNQTLISITNDTETSSSVVSNDTTHKGWTGDNSPGIEALCAIYITYAGIISVGILGNAILIKVFFKTKSMQTVPNIFITSLAFGDLLLLLTCVPVDATHYLAEGWLFGKVGCKVLSFIRLTSVGVSVFTLTILSADRYKAVVKPLERQPPNAILKTCAKAGGIWIVSMIFALPEAIFSNVYTFQDPNRNVTFESCNSYPISERLLQEIHSLLCFLVFYIIPLSIISVYYSLIARTLYKSTLNIPTEEQSHARKQIESRKRIAKTVLVLVALFALCWLPNHLLYLYHSFTYESYANHSDVPFVIIIFSRVLAFSNSCVNPFALYWLSKTFQQHFKAQLCCLKAEQPEPPLGDIPLNNLTVMGRVPATGSAHVSEISVTLFSGSSAKKGEDKV; the protein is encoded by the exons ATGTCTCAAAGGCAGTCTCAGTCACCTAATCAGACTTTAATTTCCATTACAAATGACACAGAAACATCAAGCTCTGTCGTCTCCAACGATACTACACATAAAGGATGGACCGGAGACAACTCTCCAGGAATAGAAGCACTGTGTGCCATCTATATCACTTATGCTGGGATCATTTCAGTGGGCATCCTCGGAAATGCTATCCTCATCAAAGTCTTTTTCAAGACTAAATCCATGCAAACAGTTCCAAATATTTTCATCACCAGCCTGGCTTTCGGAGACCTGTTACTTCTGCTGACTTGTGTGCCTGTGGATGCAACCCACTACCTGGCAGAAGGATGGCTGTTTGGAAAGGTCGGTTGTAAAGTGCTTTCCTTCATCCGGCTCACTTCTGTCGGTGTGTCAGTGTTCACGCTAACAATTCTCAGCGCTGACAG ATACAAAGCAGTCGTGAAGCCACTTGAGCGACAGCCCCCCAATGCCATTCTGAAGACCTGTGCAAAAGCTGGTGGCATCTGGATCGTGTCTATGATATTTGCTCTGCCAGAGGCTATATTCTCAAATGTATACACTTTCCAAGATCCTAACAGAAATGTGACATTTGAATCATGTAACTCCTACCCTATCTCTGAGAGGCTTTTGCAAGAAATACATTCTCTGTTGTGTTTCTTGGTATTCTACATTATCCCGCTCTCGATTATCTCTGTCTATTATTCTTTGATTGCCAGGACTCTTTACAAAAGCACCCTGAACATACCGACTGAGGAACAAAGCCATGCCCGAAAGCAG ATTGAATCCCGGAAGAGAATTGCCAAAACAGTTTTGGTGCTGGTGGCTCTGTTCGCACTCTGCTGGTTGCCGAATCATCTCCTGTATCTCTACCACTCCTTCACTTATGAAAGCTATGCAAACCACTCTGATGTCCCTTTTGTTATCATCATTTTCTCTCGGGTGCTGGCTTTCAGTAATTCCTGCGTGAACCCCTTTGCTCTCTATTGGCTGAGCAAGACCTTCCAGCAGCATTTTAAAGCTCAGCTCTGCTGCCTCAAGGCAGAGCAGCCTGAGCCTCCTCTTGGTGACATCCCCCTTAACAACCTCACTGTGATGGGGCGGGTCCCAGCTACTGGGAGTGCACATGTCTCTGAAATTAGTGTGACCCTGTTCAGTGGCAGTAGTGCCAAGAAGGGAGAGGACAAAGTTTAG